ACATCAAAAAAATCGAAGCTAAATCAAAGGAAGCATCTGCTATGCCTGTAGATTCTGCTTGACTATGTACCCAGTTAATTTGGGTTTGACGTTCTTGGCTACGATAGTTAGCCACAGCTAGGAAGTAAGGGGATAAGTCTAAACCGGTAATTTTGGCGTGGGGATAAACTGCCTGTAGGGCAAAGGTACTCATGCCGACGCTACACCCTAAGTCTATAAGATCTTGTGGCTGCTCAGAAATAGAATTTTTGAGGATATCGTGAAAGCTTTGGCGAAGTTTTGCGTCACCTTGATTTTCCGGTTTCTGCCAAATCCTAGAGTGGACAGCATGAGCCGCAGATTCTACTTCAAAAGCAGCTTGCCAACTGAGATTTCCGGTTTCATAGGCGTGGAATGAGGTGACGTAGTAATCTGGGTAGTTTAGCTGCGGATTTTGGACTTGCGCTAAATCGCTTCCCCAATCACGGGTTTGCAGTTTCTCTACTTCCTTTGTCCAAAATACACCAATTTTTTCAGCCCGTTTAATCATCATTTGTCTAGCTCGGTGTTTAGCAAGATTAGCTACGGGTTTAATGGCTAAGATGCTATTGACGAAACGGGATGCTAAATCAGGTTCGGTCTTGATGGTAGTAGTCATAAATCAATTTTCTCTGGAACACTCTTTTTAACTTATGACATATTGGCTGTATTTGAGTCTATATCTGGCTAAATTTAGTATTTTCTCAAGTATTTTTACTCTGCCGAAAGATTAGATCTTGCTGGCTA
The DNA window shown above is from Anabaena sp. WA102 and carries:
- a CDS encoding class I SAM-dependent methyltransferase is translated as MTTTIKTEPDLASRFVNSILAIKPVANLAKHRARQMMIKRAEKIGVFWTKEVEKLQTRDWGSDLAQVQNPQLNYPDYYVTSFHAYETGNLSWQAAFEVESAAHAVHSRIWQKPENQGDAKLRQSFHDILKNSISEQPQDLIDLGCSVGMSTFALQAVYPHAKITGLDLSPYFLAVANYRSQERQTQINWVHSQAESTGIADASFDLASIFLMCHELPQSATHQIFAEARRILRPGGHLAIMDMNPKSEIYKKMPTYILTLLKSTEPYLDEYFSLDIEQALIGAGFQPPTITSNSLRHRTIISQVSG